GAACAGCCTGGGCTGCAGTATGAAGAAGTCGGGACAGGTTCTCGGGGTTCTCGAAGTAGCCCGTGGGCCAAAGTATTCCGTTGGGGATCTCGTTGCCGATGGTGATAGTCTCAGGCCAAAGCCCCTCCGAGTAGAAAGTGTTGGCAACCTCCGTCACGTAATTCCACAAAGTCCTCTCTAACCCGTCGATGTCCGTCGGCCAGCCGGTTGGGATGTCTTGTAGGTCCGGGTTGGTCCAGGTGTCACTAAAGTGAAGATTGAGTCCAAATTTCAGTCCTGCGTTGGACGCTCGTCGTGCTAGTTTGATGTTGTAGTCTATTCCGTAATCACCGTCAACCGTGAAGACTCGCTGACGGACCATGTTGACACCGGCTTCGACAAGTATAGTCTCGAGGGGCTTCACCACACCCTGAGCATCCTTGTAGACAACACCATTGTCCCGTTCCTCAACTATAGCTGAGGACCAATCGACTCCGACATACTGCAATGGACTGGCTCTGGAAGCCTTGCAGGTGCTTGCAGCTGCAAGCTGGGAGAATGGTAAAATAGCCGACAGGGCGACTAAGAAAATAGCCTTGAACATTTCGGCTAGACTGAAAAACAGTAGAAAACGAAGGAATGAAGAGAAATAGTTATTACCATATTGGACAATCAGCAACTGACCTGTACTAATCTACTTCTGTGACATGGCGTAATCACTAGCCCCTCTCTTTGGGTCTGGTTAATATCAACTCAGGTTCAAAGAGTAAAACAGTATCTCCACATCCGACGGATGCTACTATCCAATGAATGGGCTTATTGGGCAAGCAAAAAGGTGGGCTCGGAAATACACAATGTTTCACCTTGGCTTATCCTGTAGTTTACTTTGGGTCCGGACTTGCTGGGCTCTACCGCGAATTAAACTAAGCACTAGACTCATTATGGTCCGGACCAAACCTGGCAACTGGCATTATCAACTTGTATCCCAGTGTTATAAATATGACGGTCGACAGCCATTCTCAACGATGGCTTGTCGTCGAGGGACACATTGGCTGTAATTAGATTACAGCAGTACTCGCACCTTGTTCCATGGTTAGGTATAAGGCAATACAGGGTTGCAGGAGAATATTCCAGATAAGCCGTTGAAGGGGGCGAGAAAGAGGGGAGAGAGGAACTGGACGTAGAAATCGTGAGCAAAGCTCCCGAGTCAGGCATATTACATAAGATACTGATACAGTACCCAACGGAGAGCATTTATAATAGTAAGTATCATGTCTTGTAAAGCCCTGAAttctaattattatactttattcCTCCTTCGCCTTCAT
This portion of the Fusarium oxysporum f. sp. lycopersici 4287 supercont2.49 genomic scaffold, whole genome shotgun sequence genome encodes:
- a CDS encoding arabinogalactan endo-1,4-beta-galactosidase, encoding MFKAIFLVALSAILPFSQLAAASTCKASRASPLQYVGVDWSSAIVEERDNGVVYKDAQGVVKPLETILVEAGVNMVRQRVFTVDGDYGIDYNIKLARRASNAGLKFGLNLHFSDTWTNPDLQDIPTGWPTDIDGLERTLWNYVTEVANTFYSEGLWPETITIGNEIPNGILWPTGYFENPENLSRLLHTAAQAVRQSPLGSRTKILIHLAHGYNQELQNWFYDLVLAPGYLKLDDWDVSAVSFYPFWGEGATMQNLTDSLNHLATKYNKEVQVVETNWPTSCPNPDYAFPADQLDIPFTPAGQAQYLRLLADTLKAIPAATGLNYWEPAWINNAVLGSSCEANVLFDPSGKAYDSLAALGTLL